In one Ictalurus punctatus breed USDA103 chromosome 19, Coco_2.0, whole genome shotgun sequence genomic region, the following are encoded:
- the fbxl14b gene encoding F-box/LRR-repeat protein 14b, producing METHVSCLFPEILAMIFSYLDVRDKGRVAQVCTAWRDASYHKSVWRGVEAKLHLRRANPSLFPSLQARGIRRVQILSLRRSLSYVIQGMPNIESLNLSGCYNLTDNGLGHAFVQEISSLRVLNLSLCKQITDSSLGRIAQYLKNLEVLELGGCSNITNTGLLLIAWGLHRLKSLNLRSCRHVSDVGIGHLAGMTRSAAEGCLSLEYLTLQDCQKLTDLSLKHISKGLTRLKVLNLSFCGGISDAGMIHLSHMTSLWSLNLRSCDNISDTGIMHLAMGTLRLSGLDVSFCDKIGDQSLAYVAQGLYQLKSLSLCSCHISDDGINRMVRQMHELRTLNIGQCVRITDKGLELIADHLTQLTGIDLYGCTKITKRGLERITQLPCLKVLNLGLWQMTESEKVR from the coding sequence ATGGAGACGCACGTCTCGTGCCTCTTCCCAGAGATTTTAGCCATGATTTTCAGTTACTTGGACGTGAGGGACAAAGGCCGGGTGGCCCAAGTGTGCACAGCGTGGAGAGACGCGTCCTACCACAAGTCGGTGTGGAGGGGGGTGGAAGCCAAGCTGCATCTCAGGAGGGCCAACCCGTCCCTGTTCCCCAGCCTTCAGGCCAGGGGTATCCGGAGGGTGCAGATCCTCAGCCTGAGGCGCAGCCTGAGCTATGTGATCCAGGGCATGCCCAACATCGAGAGCCTGAACCTGAGTGGCTGCTACAACCTGACTGACAACGGCCTGGGGCACGCTTTCGTCCAGGAGATCTCCTCATTGCGTGTTCTCAACCTCAGCCTGTGCAAGCAGATTACAGACTCCAGCTTGGGCCGGATAGCTCAGTACCTGAAGAACTTGGAGGTGCTGGAGCTGGGCGGCTGCAGCAATATCACAAATACGGGATTGCTCCTGATCGCGTGGGGCTTACACCGGCTCAAGAGCCTCAACCTGAGAAGCTGCAGGCACGTCTCCGACGTGGGCATCGGCCACCTAGCCGGCATGACCAGAAGCGCCGCTGAGGGCTGCCTCAGCCTGGAGTACCTCACGCTTCAGGACTGCCAGAAGCTCACAGACCTGTCTCTCAAGCACATCTCCAAAGGCCTGACGAGACTCAAAGTTCTCAACCTGAGCTTCTGCGGAGGCATCTCGGACGCCGGCATGATCCACTTGTCCCACATGACCAGCCTGTGGAGTCTTAACCTGCGCTCGTGTGACAACATCAGCGACACGGGCATCATGCATCTCGCCATGGGGACGCTAAGACTTTCTGGCTTGGACGTGTCTTTCTGCGACAAGATCGGCGACCAGAGCCTGGCGTACGTAGCCCAGGGCCTGTACCAGCTCAAGTCCCTGTCGCTGTGCTCGTGCCACATAAGCGACGATGGGATCAACCGGATGGTGCGCCAGATGCACGAGTTGAGGACCCTGAACATTGGCCAGTGTGTGCGGATTACAGACAAAGGCCTGGAGCTCATAGCGGACCATCTGACCCAGCTGACCGGTATTGATTTGTATGGATGTACAAAAATTACTAAGAGGGGACTGGAAAGGATAACACAGCTCCCCTGCCTTAAAGTTTTGAACCTGGGCCTTTGGCAGATGACTGAAAGTGAAAAAGTGCGGTAA